In Chitinivorax sp. PXF-14, the following are encoded in one genomic region:
- a CDS encoding beta-ketoacyl synthase N-terminal-like domain-containing protein produces MGSYLNIVDLALDRAEIQGQDTAYIFLADGETESRQLSFTELATEARAVAVAIAGQVQPGARVLLVYEPGLDFLIAFLACQFAGTIAVPVYPPRKPEDWPRFVAIARDCAAAAVCTQQAHAPLLQMGLASTPELGPIAVVASDVVDAGLAGAWQMPDIGPDSLAFLQYTSGSTGVPKGVMVSHANLLNNESVIRQGFGNSADSVVVSWLPQYHDMGLIGGILQPLYLGGRCVLMSPFAFLQQPLRWLKAISKYRGTTSGAPNFAYELCVRRIADAELAQLDLSSWQLAFNGAEPVRLATLERFADKFSACGFRREAFFPCYGLAEATLYVTGASHTDYPSVLHVDAAELERHTLLPVRPDAPGSRALVGAGTAIGHSVRIVDPNTLQACADGRVGEIWVQGPSVARGYWNRPDTTRETFDARIADTGDGPFMRTGDLGVLHMGELFVTGRLKELIIVDGRNHYPQDIEETVQTGRAALRRGCGAAFSVEVDGAEKLVLVQEVIDAHLDADFDGLAADIRASVTARHSLGMHAIAFIRQGKLQKTSSGKIRRRAMRDRYLDGRLDALFMSVGAAASAAARAAPELAPETRVTISATVTERLVAGLIAVQIGLAPGEIDINLPFSAYGLDSRALVGLSGELESQLGRRLAPQLFYNYATIAELARFLAGEPGQGEPRGNPTVSAEPIAIVGMACRLPGAPDLDAFWALLQSGRDAISEVPAERWDIEQWYDADPSTPGKMATRWGGFIEQADGFDADFFNISPREAAAMDPQQRLLLQLAWHALEDAGIHPDAIRGSRTGSFVGISSSDYARLQAGASGLLSAHAGTGNALSIAANRLAYFLDLRGPSLAVDTACSSSLVAVHTAALHLKSGECDMALAGGINLLLSPDVTVSFSQNRMMAADGRCKSFSDQADGYVRGEGGGVVVLKRLSDARAAGDRIWAVIPASACNQDGRSNGLTAPNGLAQQGVLRDALQQAGWQPPEVQFVETHGTGTRLGDPIEAEALGIAYGEGRDARQPLLLGALKSQIGHLEAAAGIAGLIKAALCLSHRTIPANLHCDAPNPLIRLDEWRLALPLASQPWPAAEQPRAGVSAFGFGGTNAHVLLEAAPEAAVPLGPAAVPPMHVLALSARNAASLARLCEAYAAELAKPGCDVASLCRSANTRRKHFRDARRAVAGRSAAELAAALSQATPGQKEDLARPVQAKRGVAFLFTGQGAQYVDMGRRLFECHPEFRAALLDCERLLGERRSPGLLALLYPPAGQAAQMDALLAQTEYTQPALFCLEYALARLWLSWGLRPEVVMGHSVGEFAAAAIAGVFSLQDGLKLIEARGRLMQALPEAGGMLAVFAHEHDLAEILPQFSQRLSLGALNGPGQLVLSGALPELEKVRLLLKQRGIESKPLKVSHAFHSPLMQPMQDAFRQVAESVVYHEPQLPVLSNLTGQLETTRLASADYWVAHVLAPVRFAQGIEQLKRLDIGVLLEIGPRPVLTGMARRMLASQDYLFASSLDAGKDDWQTLGASLAALYEHGVDIDWAAVAAPFAGGLVRAPLYPFDAKRHWFVADVGVSAATVAHPGGHPLLGRALASPRLKPGERHFASEIRLPGPAFFRLPAEPGERRVSLLAYAEMALAAQHELYPENPRCVRDLRLEGLLQVERDGVRALQTLCEPAGEQGYRMEVWAQEGEQQWRRVATAMLCAAEGFSVGVETLASLRARIGQALDVPAWYDSMRDSGLNYCVSPNPAIRRLWWAPSEVLAEVLPQEQDNTHSNGIWLKHSIWHACNQVLGALCPRDGHGTYFPVEASAVRFLTDPGRTLLLHARLLEHDIESSSCTVDIAAYAEDGTLVALVENARLVPDETQRGPRTEWRNAAPDARPGLLAEMLRRLAARAFRRTPDEIPLTEPLTQLGLDSLTTIDIVTRVEQLFEVGVNLALLQQGGSLLDMALMLDERLAEAEGWLHRPRADDSLLIELNRGDTGLPPLFLMHPVGGSVFCYQELARHLGTQPVIAVQAPALAGSMLAFGSLEALAGHYVGHIRRHQPHGPYRLGGWSMGGVIAFEMARQLEAAGGAADCLLLIDALAPGDAGMSPSQGCMLRLLALDLGIDLGSLGEADLDGEPDAALSLILDLAKAQGHALRALTLGDFRRLLGVFEKNVALLATYAGQPYNGTATVLRAEQPLCVARPDASGREWMRRLAGIDALHTVPGDHFSLLSGSHVMLTASYLRKVLKPLNARAAGLPAGKLALIPAGTRSAGNVVIASPSMGEDGVARAGLVVDESHPYFFDHPLDHISGILMIEGLLQLAESAMPARDAFLRHLRLTFPRFCEKNAGATLEFVPAGDGDSWSGRVLQNGRPVCELRLHAGRHLARPPLAAAADAPTPAAARWLHKRRPENVLIGAWQAAGDAQQCALIEPPTGHLLADGDARYYSPLYVLETVRQFITGLAHTEYAVPLDRPMNLIGVELFLDAAVPRGVPLMLRHRLRPMPPIGDKLFAHFEVELLTRDEVLGNCRLTAQLLDRESYRQVRHRAPQTASII; encoded by the coding sequence ATGGGTTCGTACTTGAATATTGTCGATCTGGCGCTGGATCGAGCCGAAATACAAGGTCAGGATACGGCCTACATCTTTCTCGCGGATGGCGAGACCGAGTCGCGCCAGCTCAGCTTTACTGAACTGGCCACCGAGGCGCGCGCCGTGGCCGTCGCCATCGCTGGGCAGGTACAGCCTGGGGCGCGGGTGCTGCTGGTATATGAGCCCGGCCTCGATTTCCTGATTGCTTTTCTTGCCTGCCAGTTTGCCGGCACGATTGCCGTGCCGGTCTACCCGCCGCGCAAGCCTGAGGACTGGCCGCGCTTCGTCGCCATCGCCCGCGACTGCGCCGCGGCAGCGGTGTGCACCCAGCAGGCCCATGCGCCTTTGCTGCAGATGGGCCTCGCGTCGACGCCGGAACTGGGCCCGATCGCCGTCGTCGCCAGTGATGTTGTCGATGCCGGGCTCGCCGGGGCTTGGCAGATGCCCGATATCGGCCCGGATAGTCTGGCCTTCCTGCAATACACCTCCGGCTCCACCGGGGTGCCCAAGGGCGTGATGGTATCGCACGCCAATCTGTTGAATAACGAATCGGTCATCCGCCAGGGCTTCGGCAACAGCGCCGACAGCGTGGTGGTGAGCTGGCTGCCGCAATACCATGACATGGGCCTGATTGGCGGCATCCTCCAGCCCCTGTATCTGGGCGGCCGTTGCGTGCTGATGTCGCCGTTTGCGTTTCTGCAGCAGCCGCTGCGCTGGCTCAAGGCGATCAGCAAATATCGTGGCACGACCAGTGGCGCGCCGAATTTCGCCTATGAGCTGTGCGTGCGCCGCATCGCCGATGCGGAGCTGGCGCAGCTCGACCTGTCGAGCTGGCAACTCGCCTTCAACGGCGCCGAGCCGGTGCGGCTGGCTACGCTGGAGCGCTTTGCCGACAAATTTTCCGCCTGTGGTTTCCGCCGCGAGGCCTTCTTTCCCTGCTACGGCCTGGCCGAGGCGACGCTGTACGTTACCGGCGCGAGCCATACCGATTATCCCTCGGTGCTGCACGTCGATGCCGCCGAGCTCGAACGGCACACGCTGCTGCCGGTAAGGCCGGATGCGCCGGGCAGCCGCGCGCTGGTCGGCGCTGGTACGGCGATCGGGCACAGCGTGCGCATCGTCGATCCGAACACGTTGCAAGCCTGTGCTGACGGCCGCGTCGGCGAAATCTGGGTGCAGGGCCCCAGCGTTGCCCGTGGCTACTGGAACCGGCCGGACACCACGCGCGAGACATTCGATGCACGCATCGCCGATACCGGTGATGGCCCCTTCATGCGTACCGGCGATCTCGGCGTGTTGCACATGGGCGAGCTGTTCGTCACCGGGCGTCTGAAAGAGCTGATCATCGTCGATGGCCGCAATCATTACCCGCAGGACATCGAAGAAACCGTGCAGACCGGCCGTGCGGCATTGCGGCGCGGTTGCGGCGCCGCCTTCTCGGTCGAGGTCGACGGCGCGGAAAAGCTGGTGTTGGTGCAGGAGGTGATCGACGCCCACCTCGACGCGGATTTCGACGGCCTCGCCGCGGACATCCGTGCCAGCGTCACCGCGAGACACAGCCTCGGCATGCACGCCATTGCCTTCATCCGCCAGGGCAAGCTACAGAAAACATCGAGCGGCAAGATCCGCCGCCGCGCGATGCGCGACCGTTATCTCGATGGCAGGCTCGATGCGCTGTTCATGAGTGTGGGCGCGGCGGCTAGTGCGGCGGCCAGGGCCGCGCCGGAGCTAGCGCCGGAGACGCGCGTGACGATCTCGGCCACCGTGACCGAGCGGCTCGTTGCCGGCTTGATCGCGGTGCAGATCGGGCTCGCGCCGGGCGAGATCGACATCAACCTGCCGTTTTCCGCCTACGGGCTCGACTCACGGGCGCTGGTGGGGCTCTCCGGCGAGCTGGAGAGCCAGCTCGGGCGCCGCCTGGCGCCACAGTTGTTCTACAACTACGCGACGATCGCCGAGCTGGCGCGTTTTCTCGCCGGCGAACCCGGTCAGGGCGAGCCGCGCGGTAACCCCACCGTCAGTGCCGAGCCCATCGCCATCGTCGGCATGGCCTGCCGTCTGCCCGGTGCGCCGGACCTCGACGCCTTCTGGGCGCTGCTGCAGAGCGGCCGGGATGCGATCAGCGAAGTTCCGGCCGAGCGTTGGGACATCGAGCAATGGTATGACGCCGATCCCTCCACGCCCGGCAAGATGGCGACCCGCTGGGGTGGCTTTATCGAGCAGGCCGATGGCTTCGATGCCGATTTCTTCAACATCTCGCCACGCGAGGCGGCGGCGATGGACCCGCAACAGCGCTTGCTGCTGCAACTGGCCTGGCACGCGCTGGAAGACGCCGGCATTCACCCCGATGCCATCCGCGGCAGCCGCACCGGCAGCTTCGTCGGCATCAGCAGCAGCGACTATGCGCGGCTGCAGGCGGGCGCCAGCGGCCTGCTGTCGGCCCATGCCGGCACCGGCAATGCCTTGTCGATCGCGGCCAACCGGCTGGCCTATTTCCTCGATCTGCGCGGGCCCAGCCTGGCGGTCGATACTGCCTGCTCGTCGTCGCTGGTGGCGGTCCACACCGCGGCGCTGCATCTCAAGTCCGGCGAATGCGATATGGCGCTGGCAGGTGGCATCAACCTGCTGTTGTCGCCGGACGTGACCGTCAGCTTCTCTCAGAACCGCATGATGGCCGCCGACGGCCGCTGCAAGAGCTTCAGCGATCAGGCCGACGGCTATGTGCGCGGGGAGGGCGGTGGCGTCGTGGTGCTGAAGCGGCTATCCGACGCGCGGGCGGCCGGCGACCGTATCTGGGCGGTGATCCCGGCCTCGGCCTGCAACCAGGATGGCCGCAGCAACGGTCTGACCGCGCCCAATGGCCTCGCGCAACAGGGCGTGCTGCGCGACGCCTTGCAGCAGGCCGGCTGGCAGCCGCCCGAGGTGCAGTTCGTGGAGACCCACGGCACCGGCACCCGCCTCGGCGACCCGATCGAAGCCGAGGCGCTGGGCATCGCCTATGGCGAGGGGCGTGATGCGCGGCAGCCGCTGCTGCTGGGCGCGCTCAAATCGCAGATCGGCCATCTCGAAGCCGCTGCCGGCATTGCCGGCCTGATCAAGGCCGCGCTGTGCCTGTCGCATCGAACCATCCCCGCCAACCTGCATTGTGACGCGCCGAACCCGCTGATCCGGCTCGACGAGTGGCGGCTGGCCTTGCCCTTGGCGAGCCAGCCATGGCCTGCCGCCGAGCAGCCGCGGGCGGGCGTCAGCGCCTTCGGCTTCGGTGGCACCAACGCGCACGTGCTGCTCGAAGCGGCGCCCGAGGCCGCTGTGCCGCTTGGCCCGGCAGCGGTGCCGCCGATGCATGTACTGGCGCTGTCGGCACGCAACGCGGCCTCGCTTGCGAGGCTCTGCGAGGCCTACGCGGCCGAGCTGGCCAAGCCGGGCTGCGACGTCGCCAGCCTGTGCCGCTCGGCCAACACCCGGCGCAAGCACTTCCGCGATGCGCGGCGTGCCGTCGCCGGCCGTTCCGCCGCCGAGCTCGCTGCCGCCTTGAGTCAGGCTACACCGGGCCAGAAAGAAGACCTGGCGCGGCCTGTACAGGCCAAGCGGGGCGTGGCTTTCCTGTTCACCGGACAGGGGGCGCAATATGTCGACATGGGGCGCCGCTTGTTCGAGTGCCACCCCGAGTTCCGCGCCGCACTGCTCGACTGCGAGCGCCTGCTCGGCGAGCGGCGTTCACCCGGCCTGCTGGCGCTGCTCTATCCGCCAGCCGGGCAGGCTGCACAGATGGATGCGCTGCTGGCCCAAACCGAATATACCCAGCCTGCGCTGTTCTGCCTCGAATATGCCCTGGCGCGGCTGTGGCTGTCGTGGGGCCTGCGCCCTGAGGTGGTGATGGGGCATAGCGTCGGTGAGTTTGCCGCAGCGGCGATTGCCGGCGTGTTCAGCCTGCAGGACGGCCTCAAGCTGATCGAGGCGCGCGGCCGGCTGATGCAGGCGCTGCCGGAGGCGGGCGGCATGCTGGCGGTGTTCGCCCATGAGCACGATCTGGCGGAAATCCTGCCGCAATTCAGCCAGCGCCTGTCGCTGGGCGCCTTGAACGGGCCGGGCCAGCTGGTGTTGTCCGGCGCGCTGCCGGAGCTGGAAAAAGTCCGGCTGTTGTTGAAACAGCGCGGTATCGAATCGAAACCGCTCAAGGTGTCGCACGCCTTCCACTCGCCGCTGATGCAGCCGATGCAGGATGCGTTCAGGCAGGTGGCCGAATCGGTCGTCTATCACGAGCCGCAGCTGCCGGTGCTGTCCAACCTCACCGGCCAGCTGGAGACCACGCGCCTGGCCTCGGCCGACTATTGGGTCGCGCATGTGCTGGCACCGGTGCGTTTCGCCCAGGGTATCGAACAGCTCAAGCGGCTCGATATCGGCGTATTGCTGGAGATCGGCCCGCGCCCGGTGCTGACGGGCATGGCCCGGCGCATGCTGGCGAGCCAGGATTACCTGTTTGCGTCATCCCTCGATGCCGGCAAGGACGACTGGCAAACGCTGGGCGCCAGCCTGGCAGCCCTGTACGAGCACGGGGTGGACATCGACTGGGCCGCCGTTGCGGCGCCGTTTGCCGGTGGCCTGGTGCGCGCGCCGCTGTATCCCTTCGATGCCAAACGGCACTGGTTCGTGGCAGACGTGGGTGTCTCGGCCGCCACCGTAGCCCATCCCGGTGGCCACCCCTTGCTCGGCCGCGCACTGGCCTCGCCGCGCCTGAAGCCGGGCGAACGCCACTTCGCCAGCGAGATTCGGCTGCCGGGGCCTGCCTTCTTCCGCCTGCCGGCCGAGCCGGGCGAGCGCCGGGTGTCGCTTCTGGCCTATGCCGAGATGGCGCTGGCGGCGCAGCACGAGCTGTATCCCGAAAACCCGCGCTGCGTGCGCGATCTGCGGCTCGAAGGCTTGCTGCAGGTCGAGCGCGACGGGGTGCGTGCACTGCAGACCCTGTGCGAGCCGGCCGGCGAGCAGGGCTACCGGATGGAAGTCTGGGCGCAGGAGGGCGAGCAGCAGTGGCGCCGTGTCGCCACCGCCATGCTGTGCGCGGCCGAGGGCTTCAGCGTTGGCGTCGAGACGCTAGCGTCACTGCGCGCACGCATCGGGCAAGCGCTCGATGTGCCGGCCTGGTACGACAGCATGCGCGACAGCGGGCTCAACTATTGCGTCAGCCCGAATCCGGCCATCCGCCGCCTGTGGTGGGCACCCTCCGAGGTGCTGGCCGAAGTGCTGCCGCAGGAGCAGGACAACACCCACAGCAACGGTATCTGGCTCAAGCACTCGATCTGGCATGCATGCAACCAGGTGCTCGGCGCGCTGTGCCCGCGCGACGGGCATGGCACCTATTTCCCGGTCGAGGCCTCGGCAGTGCGTTTCCTCACCGACCCGGGCCGCACATTGCTGCTCCATGCGCGCCTGCTGGAGCACGATATCGAATCGTCGAGCTGCACCGTCGACATTGCCGCCTATGCCGAGGATGGCACGCTGGTGGCCCTGGTCGAGAATGCGCGGCTGGTGCCGGACGAAACCCAGCGCGGGCCGCGTACCGAGTGGCGTAATGCCGCGCCCGATGCCCGCCCGGGCCTGCTGGCCGAGATGCTGCGCCGGCTCGCCGCGCGGGCATTCCGGCGCACGCCGGACGAGATTCCGCTGACCGAGCCGCTGACCCAGCTTGGCCTCGACTCGCTGACCACCATCGACATCGTCACCCGCGTCGAGCAGCTGTTCGAGGTTGGCGTCAATCTGGCGCTGTTGCAGCAGGGTGGCAGCCTGCTGGACATGGCCCTGATGCTCGACGAGCGCCTGGCGGAGGCCGAGGGCTGGCTCCACCGCCCGCGGGCCGACGATTCGCTGCTGATCGAGCTGAACCGTGGCGACACGGGCCTGCCGCCGCTGTTCCTGATGCACCCGGTCGGCGGCTCGGTGTTCTGCTACCAGGAACTCGCGCGCCATCTCGGGACACAGCCTGTGATCGCGGTGCAGGCGCCGGCGCTAGCGGGGTCGATGCTGGCATTCGGCAGCCTGGAGGCGCTGGCCGGCCATTACGTTGGGCACATCCGCCGACACCAGCCGCATGGCCCTTACCGGCTCGGAGGCTGGTCGATGGGCGGCGTGATCGCGTTCGAGATGGCCCGGCAGCTCGAAGCGGCGGGTGGCGCAGCCGATTGCCTGTTGCTGATCGATGCGCTGGCGCCGGGCGATGCCGGCATGTCGCCAAGCCAGGGCTGCATGCTGCGCCTGCTGGCGCTGGACCTGGGAATCGATCTGGGGAGCCTCGGCGAGGCCGATCTCGATGGCGAGCCGGATGCCGCGCTGAGCCTGATCCTCGACCTCGCCAAGGCGCAGGGCCACGCACTGCGCGCGCTGACGCTCGGTGATTTCCGGCGCCTGCTCGGCGTGTTCGAAAAGAACGTCGCACTGCTCGCGACCTACGCCGGCCAGCCTTACAACGGTACGGCAACCGTGTTGCGCGCCGAGCAGCCGCTGTGCGTCGCGCGGCCGGATGCCTCGGGGCGGGAGTGGATGCGCCGGCTGGCCGGCATCGACGCGCTGCATACGGTGCCGGGCGACCATTTCAGCCTGCTCTCCGGCTCGCACGTGATGCTGACCGCATCCTACCTGCGCAAGGTATTGAAGCCGTTGAACGCCCGGGCCGCTGGCCTGCCTGCCGGCAAGCTTGCGCTGATCCCGGCGGGGACACGCAGCGCGGGCAATGTCGTCATCGCCTCGCCCAGCATGGGTGAGGATGGTGTTGCGCGTGCCGGGTTGGTGGTGGACGAAAGCCATCCCTATTTCTTTGACCATCCGCTCGACCACATCAGCGGCATCCTAATGATCGAAGGGCTGTTGCAGCTCGCCGAATCCGCCATGCCGGCGAGGGACGCCTTTCTCCGCCACTTGCGGCTGACTTTCCCGCGTTTCTGCGAAAAAAACGCCGGCGCAACGCTCGAATTTGTGCCTGCCGGTGACGGCGACAGCTGGTCGGGCCGCGTGCTGCAGAACGGGCGGCCGGTGTGTGAGCTCAGGCTGCATGCCGGGCGCCACCTGGCGCGGCCGCCATTGGCAGCGGCCGCTGACGCGCCCACACCGGCTGCCGCCCGCTGGCTGCACAAGCGGCGTCCGGAGAACGTGCTGATCGGCGCCTGGCAGGCGGCCGGCGATGCGCAGCAATGCGCCTTGATCGAGCCGCCGACGGGCCACCTGCTGGCCGACGGCGACGCACGGTACTACTCGCCGCTCTATGTGCTCGAGACGGTACGGCAGTTCATCACCGGGCTGGCGCACACGGAATACGCCGTACCGCTGGATAGGCCGATGAACCTGATCGGCGTCGAGCTGTTCCTCGACGCGGCGGTGCCGCGCGGCGTGCCGCTGATGCTGCGGCACCGGCTAAGGCCGATGCCGCCGATCGGCGACAAGCTCTTCGCCCATTTCGAGGTGGAGCTGCTGACCCGCGACGAGGTGCTCGGCAACTGCCGGTTGACCGCCCAGCTGCTGGACCGGGAAAGCTATCGCCAGGTGCGCCACCGCGCGCCGCAGACAGCCTCCATCATTTGA
- a CDS encoding 4'-phosphopantetheinyl transferase superfamily protein — protein sequence MLRFALAAAVGCQMQDLRFVRDQNGRPLLRDYAGVQFNLSHSGGLAACIVTKNTPCGIDIEHIRPDKQITDIARRHFSPAEQRYLAQINSDETRQQAFYRLWTLKEAFLKALGTGLRTPLDAIDFGDLDAATAPRHLGVPLRDWRFEEYVIDTGHALSITIEQPAPHSLEWNELMLPAQAADEQNG from the coding sequence ATGTTGCGCTTCGCCCTGGCTGCGGCAGTCGGCTGCCAGATGCAGGATCTGCGCTTTGTGCGCGATCAAAATGGGCGCCCCCTGCTGCGCGACTATGCCGGGGTTCAATTCAACCTGAGCCATAGCGGGGGCTTGGCCGCCTGCATCGTCACCAAGAACACGCCATGCGGCATCGATATCGAGCACATCCGGCCGGACAAGCAGATCACCGACATTGCAAGACGCCATTTTTCGCCGGCCGAACAACGCTACCTGGCCCAGATCAACAGTGACGAGACGCGGCAGCAAGCCTTTTACCGGCTCTGGACCTTGAAGGAGGCGTTTCTGAAAGCGCTGGGCACGGGCCTGCGAACGCCGCTCGATGCGATCGACTTCGGTGACCTCGATGCGGCGACGGCTCCGCGTCACCTGGGCGTGCCGCTACGCGACTGGCGGTTCGAGGAATATGTGATCGACACCGGCCATGCCTTGAGCATCACCATCGAGCAGCCGGCGCCACACAGCCTGGAATGGAATGAACTGATGCTGCCGGCCCAGGCAGCCGACGAGCAGAACGGCTAG
- a CDS encoding Lrp/AsnC family transcriptional regulator, with protein MKLDAIDRRILRALQRDGRLQNVELAQQVGLSPSPCLRRVRLLEEAGVIERYVALLNAPKIGMGLTVFARVWLTGQDAETVDRFTDEIRLLPQVVECHLMAGDCDFLLRIVAADLDDYRQFQIQHLTRIKGVQNVKTEIPMQKIKLTSELPL; from the coding sequence ATGAAGCTGGATGCTATCGATCGCCGTATCCTGAGGGCCTTGCAACGCGACGGGCGATTGCAGAACGTCGAGCTTGCCCAGCAAGTCGGCCTGTCGCCGTCGCCATGCCTGCGGCGCGTGCGGCTGCTCGAAGAGGCGGGCGTGATCGAGCGCTATGTGGCGCTGCTCAACGCACCGAAGATCGGGATGGGCCTGACCGTGTTTGCGCGGGTCTGGCTCACGGGCCAGGACGCCGAGACCGTGGATCGCTTCACCGATGAGATCAGGCTGTTGCCACAAGTCGTCGAGTGCCATTTGATGGCGGGTGATTGCGATTTTCTGCTGCGCATCGTGGCGGCTGATCTGGACGACTACAGGCAGTTCCAGATTCAGCACCTGACCCGTATCAAGGGTGTCCAGAACGTCAAGACCGAGATCCCGATGCAGAAAATCAAGCTGACCTCGGAACTGCCGCTCTAG
- a CDS encoding AzlC family ABC transporter permease yields MNSLQATMPTPLESTTRSELWRGLRNAAPVMLGFIPFALVLGAQAAQKGLGVMAVPLMTGLNFGGGSEFAVIRIWTTPPQIWLIVAITLLVNCRHILMGAALAPYLQQLPRRKVLPALFFMCDESWAMALADARRHGTRHAAPCLSLPYYLGVSAGLYLAWVTFTTLGAALGPTIGNVETYGFDMAFTAVFLVLLKGMWRGARAARPWFVSLVVAALTYLALPGAWYVAAGAVAGLAAAIIEG; encoded by the coding sequence ATGAATAGTCTGCAAGCAACGATGCCAACCCCGCTGGAATCGACAACCCGATCCGAACTCTGGCGCGGCCTGCGGAATGCTGCCCCGGTCATGCTCGGTTTCATTCCGTTTGCGCTGGTGCTGGGCGCACAAGCGGCGCAAAAAGGCCTGGGCGTGATGGCGGTGCCGCTGATGACGGGGCTCAATTTTGGCGGCGGATCCGAGTTCGCCGTGATCAGGATATGGACGACGCCCCCCCAAATCTGGCTGATCGTCGCCATCACGCTGCTGGTCAACTGCCGCCACATACTGATGGGGGCCGCGTTGGCGCCGTACCTTCAGCAGCTACCCAGGCGCAAGGTACTGCCCGCCCTGTTCTTCATGTGCGACGAAAGCTGGGCGATGGCGCTGGCAGATGCACGGCGCCACGGCACCCGCCATGCGGCACCCTGCCTGAGCCTGCCCTACTACCTGGGCGTATCGGCCGGACTGTACCTCGCCTGGGTCACGTTCACGACCTTGGGTGCCGCGCTTGGCCCCACGATCGGCAACGTCGAGACCTATGGCTTCGACATGGCATTTACCGCGGTTTTCCTGGTCCTGCTCAAGGGCATGTGGCGCGGCGCACGGGCGGCACGACCGTGGTTCGTCAGCCTGGTGGTCGCCGCGCTGACCTATCTGGCCCTGCCAGGTGCATGGTATGTGGCGGCGGGTGCCGTTGCCGGGCTGGCAGCCGCCATCATCGAAGGATGA
- a CDS encoding AzlD family protein, producing MTDTLTALAIVSMAATTYLTRVLGYIALRNRTLRPRMRAVMSNVPGCVLISVIAPAFVSTQPANLLALCITLLAATRASLLPTVLVGVASAGLLRHLMP from the coding sequence GTGACCGATACACTGACCGCCCTTGCCATCGTATCGATGGCCGCGACGACCTATCTGACGAGGGTGCTGGGCTATATCGCGTTGCGCAATCGCACGCTGAGACCACGCATGCGCGCCGTGATGAGCAATGTGCCGGGCTGTGTGCTGATTTCAGTGATCGCGCCGGCGTTTGTCTCGACACAGCCGGCCAATCTGCTGGCACTGTGCATTACGCTATTGGCAGCGACACGCGCATCGCTGTTGCCGACTGTCCTCGTTGGCGTGGCCTCTGCCGGCCTGCTACGCCACCTCATGCCTTAG
- a CDS encoding isochorismate lyase: MKFEDQLAPDACSGMEDIRREIDRIDRAVISMIGRRFQYVLAASKFKTSETAVRAPERFKAMLAQRREWAQAEGLAPAAIEKMYSDLVKHFIDEEMKRWQHEQAKA, translated from the coding sequence ATGAAATTTGAAGACCAGCTGGCACCGGATGCCTGCTCAGGGATGGAAGACATCCGTCGCGAGATCGACAGGATCGACCGTGCCGTCATCTCGATGATCGGGCGGCGCTTCCAGTACGTGCTCGCCGCCTCGAAGTTCAAGACATCTGAAACCGCCGTCCGCGCGCCCGAGCGCTTCAAGGCCATGCTTGCGCAGCGCCGGGAGTGGGCACAGGCAGAAGGCCTGGCCCCAGCCGCGATCGAGAAAATGTACAGTGATCTGGTCAAGCACTTCATCGACGAGGAGATGAAACGCTGGCAACACGAACAAGCAAAGGCGTGA
- a CDS encoding beta-ketoacyl-ACP synthase III has translation MYARLIGTGSYLPEKILTNDDLSKIVDTSDQWITDRTGIKERHVVAEGEMTSDQALVAGRRAIEAAGIDVGEIDLIIVATTTPDMIFPSTACILQNKLGIPGCPAFDVQAVCSGFIYALATANSFIRSGSAKCALVVGAETFSRILDWNDRGTCVLFGDGAGAVVMRASETPGVLATELHADGRYSDILAVPGSLSHGGIKGNPYLEMDGPAVFKFAVKALGDAAESILAANGIDKHEVDWMIPHQANLRIIESTAKRMGLSMDKVVVTLPRHGNTSAASIPLALDEAVRDGRIQPGQLLLLEGIGGGFAWGSALIRW, from the coding sequence ATGTATGCCCGCCTGATCGGAACCGGCAGTTATCTTCCCGAAAAGATCCTGACCAATGATGATCTGTCCAAGATCGTCGACACCAGTGACCAGTGGATAACCGACCGGACCGGAATCAAGGAGCGTCATGTCGTAGCGGAAGGTGAGATGACCAGCGACCAGGCTCTGGTCGCTGGCCGCCGTGCCATCGAGGCCGCCGGCATCGATGTCGGCGAGATCGACCTGATCATCGTCGCCACCACGACGCCCGACATGATCTTCCCCAGTACCGCCTGCATCCTGCAGAACAAGCTCGGCATCCCCGGATGCCCGGCCTTCGACGTGCAGGCCGTGTGCAGCGGTTTCATCTATGCCCTAGCCACTGCCAACAGCTTCATTCGTAGCGGCAGTGCCAAGTGCGCGCTGGTGGTGGGTGCAGAGACTTTCTCACGCATCCTCGACTGGAACGACCGCGGCACGTGCGTGCTGTTTGGCGACGGTGCTGGCGCCGTGGTCATGCGCGCGAGCGAAACGCCGGGCGTGCTGGCGACGGAGCTGCATGCCGATGGCCGTTATTCCGACATCCTCGCGGTGCCGGGCAGCCTCTCGCATGGCGGCATCAAGGGCAACCCCTATCTGGAAATGGATGGGCCCGCCGTGTTCAAGTTCGCCGTCAAGGCGCTGGGCGACGCGGCCGAATCGATACTGGCTGCCAATGGCATCGACAAGCACGAAGTGGACTGGATGATTCCTCATCAGGCCAATCTGCGCATCATCGAATCGACCGCCAAGCGCATGGGCTTATCCATGGACAAGGTGGTGGTCACGTTGCCACGGCACGGCAATACCTCCGCCGCATCGATTCCGCTGGCACTCGACGAAGCGGTACGCGATGGTCGTATTCAGCCCGGACAGCTATTGCTGCTCGAAGGCATCGGTGGCGGCTTTGCCTGGGGCTCGGCACTGATCCGCTGGTGA